From Parus major isolate Abel chromosome 1A, Parus_major1.1, whole genome shotgun sequence, the proteins below share one genomic window:
- the CCDC71L gene encoding coiled-coil domain-containing protein 71L, with protein sequence MTRSRKQAALERGAGKMNTEAGSAAAAAAGARAATAAAAGAGAAGGEPAAAAWGLEGETEKVVYSRSQVSFAGTKALGDALKLFMPKSTEFMSSDSELWNFLCSLKHEFSPVILRSKDVYGYSSCRAVVPDPPPPSERPRRRAGKRRLPAADAKRRAGAPGGSAKRRRRRRRRRRERGRQRPAAGGPRTQEKEEEAAEAPPPPGEQADSEQGSPVAAVWEPFGGKSLEEIWKAATPRLTTFPTIRVRGSMWNRRSLAAARRRAQRILGVDLSPVVRVRRFPVAPS encoded by the coding sequence ATGACCCGCAGTAGGAAGCAGGCGGCGCTGGAGAGAGGAGCCGGGAAGATGAACACAGAAGCGGGGAGCgccgcggcggcggccgcgggagCCCGGGCGGCGACGGCGGcggcagcaggggcaggggcagccgGCGGCGAACCGGCAGCCGCCGcctgggggctggagggggagaCGGAGAAAGTTGTGTACTCGCGCTCGCAGGTCTCCTTCGCCGGTACCAAGGCGCTGGGCGACGCCCTCAAGCTCTTCATGCCCAAGTCCACGGAGTTCATGAGCTCCGACTCGGAGCTGTGGAacttcctctgcagcctcaAGCACGAGTTCTCCCCGGTCATCCTCCGCAGTAAGGACGTTTACGGATACTCCTCCTGCCGCGCCGTCGTCCCCGACCCGCCGCCGCCCTCGGAGCGGCCTCGCCGCCGCGCCGGCAAGCGGCGCCTCCCGGCCGCCGACGCCAAGCGCCGGGCCGGGGCGCCGGGCGGCAGCGCCaagcggcggcggcggcggcggcgccgcaGGAGGGAGCGGGGCAGGCAGCGGCCCGCGGCCGGTGGCCCCCGCAcccaggagaaggaggaggaggcggcggaGGCGCCTCCGCCGCCGGGCGAGCAGGCGGACAGCGAGCAGGGCAGCCCGGTGGCGGCCGTCTGGGAGCCGTTCGGCGGCAAGTCGCTGGAGGAGATCTGGAAGGCGGCAACCCCCCGCCTCACCACGTTCCCCACCATCCGTGTGCGGGGCAGCATGTGGAACCGGCGGAGCCtggcggcggcgcggcggcgggCGCAGCGGATCCTCGGCGTGGACCTGTCCCCTGTGGTGCGGGTGCGCCGCTTCCCCGTGGCACCGTCCTGA